A single genomic interval of Flavihumibacter rivuli harbors:
- a CDS encoding TonB-dependent receptor translates to MKKLLLGICFSLLISPLLAQTRQVKVTDKSNGQPLEGVSIELPNGQVVLTDKNGLASIPEKTPSFILTAIGYKSTQGRSTADLTAIQLERQNLFLQPVEVKATRASEQAPFAKTNISQKEISKQNLGQDIPFLLNQTPSVVVSSDAGNGVGYTGIRIRGTDATRINVTLNGIPYNDAESQGVFFVNLPDFASSVSSVQVQRGVGTSSNGAGAFGATLSMSTNEFREEAYAEFNNSYGSFNTWKNTIKAGSGLISDHFTIDARLSRISSDGYIDRASSDLKSFYLSTAYLSGKSSLRLNVFSGKEKTYQAWYGIPQSEVGNCRTCNIAGTERPGEPYDNETDNYQQDHYQLFFNHSASEKLSFNIATFLTRGRGYYEQYKADEGFGKYGLQPVTVGNETITSTDLIRQLWLDNYYYGTIYSLQYKHKKTQLTFGGGYNRYDGQHYGKVIWGKIGVPDNHKWYDLDALKTDFSVYGKWQQQLGEKWESFVDLQLRNVRYDIEGFRDNPTLATDNRYNFFNPKLGISYRHKNWSAYASFGVANKEPNRDDFEAGATQQPRHETLYDVELGLEKKTSTYTLGANLFYMHYRDQLVLTGKVNDVGAYTRTNIPKSYRLGVELQASAKLTSWMKLAANLTLSENKVIDFTEFLDDYDNGGQKEVNYNKSDIAFSPAVVGGATLYIYPVSNAEIAVISKYVGRQYLDNTGKAERSLDPYYVQDLRLSYTLSRKLAREVNFIFQVNNLFNKLYEPNGYTFSYIYNNLMTTENYVYPMAGINWMAGLNIRL, encoded by the coding sequence ATGAAAAAATTGCTTTTGGGGATCTGCTTCTCTTTATTGATTTCCCCATTATTGGCGCAAACCCGCCAGGTTAAGGTAACCGACAAATCCAATGGCCAGCCACTGGAAGGTGTAAGTATTGAACTCCCCAATGGACAGGTGGTACTCACCGACAAAAACGGCCTGGCTTCCATTCCTGAAAAGACCCCAAGCTTTATCCTGACAGCAATTGGCTATAAGTCAACCCAGGGCAGGTCGACGGCAGACCTGACCGCCATCCAGTTAGAAAGGCAAAACCTATTCCTTCAGCCAGTGGAGGTGAAAGCAACAAGGGCCAGTGAACAGGCCCCTTTTGCCAAGACCAATATCAGCCAGAAGGAGATCAGCAAACAAAACCTTGGTCAGGATATCCCCTTCCTGCTTAACCAGACGCCTAGTGTGGTAGTGAGTTCGGATGCAGGTAATGGGGTGGGCTATACCGGTATCAGGATCAGGGGAACAGACGCAACCCGCATCAATGTCACCTTGAACGGGATACCCTACAATGATGCCGAAAGCCAGGGTGTTTTCTTTGTTAACCTTCCAGATTTTGCTTCCTCCGTTAGCAGTGTCCAGGTCCAGAGGGGCGTTGGCACCTCCAGTAATGGCGCAGGGGCGTTCGGGGCCACCCTTTCCATGAGCACTAACGAGTTCAGGGAAGAAGCCTATGCAGAATTCAACAATAGCTATGGCTCTTTCAACACCTGGAAAAACACCATAAAGGCTGGAAGCGGGCTCATCAGCGATCATTTCACCATTGATGCAAGGCTTTCCCGCATCAGTAGTGACGGGTACATTGACAGGGCCAGCAGCGACCTCAAATCCTTTTACCTTTCTACTGCCTATCTTTCAGGCAAGTCTTCCTTAAGACTGAATGTTTTCTCCGGGAAGGAAAAGACCTACCAGGCCTGGTATGGTATTCCCCAGTCTGAAGTGGGCAATTGCCGCACCTGCAATATCGCAGGCACCGAAAGGCCTGGTGAGCCCTACGATAATGAAACAGACAACTACCAGCAGGACCATTACCAACTGTTCTTTAACCATAGCGCATCCGAGAAGCTTAGTTTTAATATTGCCACATTCCTCACCAGGGGAAGGGGTTATTATGAGCAATACAAGGCCGATGAGGGCTTTGGGAAATACGGCCTGCAGCCTGTTACAGTAGGAAATGAGACCATAACCAGTACAGACCTGATCCGGCAACTATGGCTTGATAACTACTATTACGGAACAATTTATAGCCTGCAGTACAAGCACAAAAAAACACAGCTGACCTTTGGGGGTGGCTACAACAGGTATGATGGGCAGCATTACGGCAAAGTGATCTGGGGAAAGATCGGGGTACCTGACAACCACAAATGGTATGATCTTGATGCCCTGAAGACTGATTTCTCGGTGTATGGGAAATGGCAACAGCAACTTGGTGAAAAATGGGAAAGTTTTGTTGACCTCCAACTACGCAATGTCCGCTATGATATTGAAGGATTCCGTGATAACCCTACCCTTGCCACGGACAACAGGTACAATTTCTTCAATCCCAAATTGGGCATCAGCTACCGCCATAAGAACTGGAGTGCCTACGCCTCATTTGGCGTTGCGAACAAGGAACCCAACAGGGATGATTTTGAAGCGGGCGCCACCCAGCAGCCAAGGCATGAAACCCTCTATGATGTTGAACTAGGATTGGAAAAGAAGACCTCAACCTATACCCTTGGCGCCAATCTTTTCTACATGCATTACCGTGATCAACTGGTATTAACAGGCAAAGTGAATGATGTTGGGGCCTATACCCGCACCAATATCCCCAAGAGCTACAGATTGGGCGTAGAGCTACAGGCATCAGCCAAACTCACCAGTTGGATGAAACTGGCAGCCAACCTCACGTTAAGCGAAAATAAGGTGATCGATTTCACAGAATTCCTGGACGATTATGACAACGGTGGGCAAAAAGAAGTCAACTATAACAAATCGGATATAGCATTCTCTCCGGCTGTAGTAGGAGGGGCAACACTTTACATTTACCCGGTCTCCAATGCAGAAATTGCCGTGATCAGCAAATATGTAGGCCGTCAATATCTTGACAATACAGGAAAGGCAGAGCGAAGCCTGGACCCGTATTACGTACAAGATTTGCGCCTCAGCTATACCCTTAGCCGCAAACTGGCAAGGGAGGTCAATTTCATCTTCCAGGTGAACAACCTCTTCAACAAACTCTACGAACCGAACGGTTATACTTTCAGCTACATCTATAACAACCTAATGACAACCGAAAACTATGTTTATCCCATGGCAGGTATCAACTGGATGGCAGGTTTGAACATCAGGTTATAA
- a CDS encoding 4-hydroxy-3-methylbut-2-enyl diphosphate reductase codes for MKQFEVPAFYRSPLISAIKQKRKQEDRLKKDFSPTLIDFGTLKIYLARHFGFCYGVENAIEIAFRTVEENPGKNIYLLSEMIHNPQVNADLQAYGVKFLQDTYGNQLIPFESVGKDDIVLIPAFGTTLDIEQVLRDKGITIEKYNTTCPFVEKVWNRSEQIARKGYSIVIHGKPRHEETRATFSHASAHAPSVVVNDMTEAVELAAYIRKQKPAEQFYDEFKGRHSHGFDINKDLDRFGVVNQTTQLASDTQAIADYLKQVVMEHYGLDNTTIAERFADTRDTLCYATSDNQTAVIGMLETPADLAIVIGGYNSSNTTHLVELCETKLPTFFIDHEDRILSASEIHHFNYHTKEELVSLDFLPKKENITILITSGASCPDARVEGVIEKIKILCKLND; via the coding sequence ATGAAGCAATTTGAGGTACCCGCCTTTTACAGAAGCCCATTGATCAGTGCCATCAAGCAAAAGCGCAAACAGGAAGACCGCCTGAAAAAGGACTTCTCCCCCACCCTGATCGATTTTGGGACCTTAAAGATTTACCTCGCCAGGCATTTCGGTTTTTGCTATGGAGTAGAGAACGCCATTGAGATCGCTTTCAGGACGGTTGAGGAAAATCCCGGCAAGAATATCTACCTGCTGAGTGAAATGATCCATAACCCCCAGGTAAACGCTGACCTGCAGGCCTATGGGGTTAAGTTCCTGCAGGATACCTACGGCAACCAACTCATCCCCTTTGAATCAGTGGGCAAGGACGATATCGTTTTGATACCGGCCTTTGGCACTACACTTGATATTGAGCAGGTACTGCGAGACAAGGGAATCACCATTGAAAAATACAACACCACCTGTCCTTTCGTTGAAAAGGTTTGGAACAGGAGTGAGCAGATCGCCCGGAAGGGTTATAGCATCGTTATACATGGCAAACCCAGGCATGAAGAGACAAGGGCCACCTTCTCCCACGCCAGCGCACATGCCCCGTCCGTTGTGGTGAATGATATGACCGAGGCCGTGGAACTGGCCGCCTATATCAGGAAGCAAAAACCTGCGGAACAATTCTATGATGAATTCAAGGGCAGGCATTCCCATGGCTTTGACATCAACAAAGACCTGGACCGTTTCGGGGTAGTAAACCAAACTACCCAACTGGCTTCAGACACCCAGGCCATTGCCGATTACCTCAAGCAAGTTGTGATGGAACATTACGGTCTCGACAACACCACGATTGCAGAACGTTTTGCCGACACCAGGGACACCCTCTGTTACGCCACCAGCGACAACCAGACCGCTGTGATTGGAATGCTGGAAACCCCTGCCGACCTGGCCATTGTCATTGGCGGCTATAATTCCTCCAATACCACCCACCTGGTGGAATTGTGCGAAACAAAGTTACCCACCTTCTTTATTGACCACGAAGACAGGATCCTCTCCGCCAGCGAGATCCATCATTTTAACTACCATACAAAAGAAGAATTAGTTTCCTTGGACTTTCTCCCCAAAAAGGAGAATATTACCATCCTGATCACCAGTGGCGCTTCCTGCCCGGATGCCAGGGTTGAGGGCGTGATTGAAAAAATTAAAATACTATGTAAGTTGAATGATTAA
- a CDS encoding 4Fe-4S dicluster domain-containing protein, with product MAIKITEECINCGACEPECPNNAIYEGGVEWALSDGTSVKGGFTLMDGTVIDADQRNSPISVDTYYIVPNKCTECQGFHEEPQCAAVCPVDCCVPDEMYQETVEELMAKKEKLHL from the coding sequence ATGGCAATCAAAATAACCGAAGAATGTATCAATTGCGGTGCCTGCGAGCCCGAATGTCCCAATAATGCTATTTATGAAGGTGGGGTTGAGTGGGCCCTCAGTGATGGCACTTCTGTAAAGGGAGGCTTTACCCTGATGGATGGAACGGTGATTGATGCAGACCAGCGCAATTCCCCTATCAGTGTAGATACCTATTACATTGTACCGAATAAGTGTACCGAGTGCCAGGGCTTTCATGAGGAACCCCAGTGTGCGGCTGTATGCCCGGTAGACTGCTGTGTACCGGATGAAATGTACCAGGAAACCGTTGAAGAACTGATGGCCAAGAAAGAGAAATTGCACCTGTAA
- a CDS encoding rhodanese-like domain-containing protein, producing MENITVEELKARMDAGEKLNVIDVREPEEYAEFNIGAKLIPLGKIQAMQIDDLEDLKNEELIIHCRSGKRSLTACLFLEAMGFTNTKNLEGGMLAWQDKFGAAK from the coding sequence ATGGAAAATATTACTGTTGAAGAACTTAAGGCAAGGATGGATGCCGGAGAAAAATTGAATGTAATTGATGTTCGCGAGCCGGAAGAGTATGCCGAGTTCAATATTGGCGCTAAATTGATACCCCTGGGAAAGATCCAGGCCATGCAGATTGATGATCTGGAAGACCTTAAGAATGAGGAGTTAATCATCCATTGCAGGAGTGGTAAGCGTAGCCTTACCGCTTGCCTGTTCCTTGAGGCGATGGGTTTCACCAACACCAAGAACCTGGAGGGAGGTATGCTTGCCTGGCAGGATAAGTTTGGTGCCGCAAAATAA
- a CDS encoding alpha-amylase family glycosyl hydrolase: protein MEQDQFKPVDWSYSTNIYEVNLRQYTREGNFKAFTREMPRLRKMGVEVLWFMPITPIATEKRKGTLGSYYACSDYTSTNPEYGTVADFKALVEEAHQLGFKVIIDWVANHTGWGHTWTRTHPDYFKKNEKGEFYDRNGWDDVIDLDYSNPNMRSDMIEAMRFWVKECDIDGFRCDMAMLVPLDFWKTARSSLDKEKKLFWLAECEEANYHEAFDATYTWEWMHKTADYYKKKTTIAGLDSLLDKYETSFLPSSFRTFFTSNHDENSWNGTEYEKYGDMARSLAVFSCTWNGIPMLYSGQELPNKKRLKFFEKDPIEWNGTYALEGFYRTLLTLHKTHPALRAGDPAARTYRLKTSANDRIFAFLRKNGDAEVLVLLNLSPEDGVNFTIQDDLVKGQYRNAFGDSPQDFSGHMNYRLGAWDFRVFVKK, encoded by the coding sequence ATGGAACAGGATCAATTCAAACCCGTTGATTGGAGTTATTCAACAAACATCTATGAGGTCAACCTCAGGCAATATACCCGTGAAGGCAATTTCAAGGCCTTTACCAGGGAGATGCCCAGGTTGAGGAAGATGGGGGTGGAAGTGCTATGGTTCATGCCCATTACCCCTATCGCTACTGAGAAACGCAAGGGTACCCTCGGCAGCTATTATGCTTGTTCAGATTATACCTCCACCAACCCAGAATACGGAACGGTTGCCGACTTCAAGGCATTGGTTGAGGAAGCCCATCAATTGGGGTTCAAGGTCATTATTGACTGGGTGGCTAACCATACCGGCTGGGGCCATACCTGGACCAGGACCCATCCTGATTATTTCAAGAAGAATGAGAAAGGGGAGTTCTATGACCGGAATGGCTGGGATGATGTGATCGACCTGGATTATTCCAACCCCAATATGAGAAGTGACATGATCGAGGCCATGCGTTTTTGGGTGAAGGAGTGTGATATTGATGGATTCCGGTGTGATATGGCTATGCTGGTGCCCCTGGATTTCTGGAAAACAGCCCGGTCCAGTTTGGATAAGGAGAAGAAATTGTTCTGGCTGGCTGAATGTGAAGAGGCCAACTACCATGAGGCTTTTGATGCCACCTATACCTGGGAATGGATGCATAAGACCGCTGATTACTACAAAAAGAAAACGACCATTGCCGGCCTGGATAGTTTGCTGGATAAGTATGAAACCAGCTTTTTGCCCAGTTCTTTCCGCACTTTCTTTACCAGCAACCATGATGAAAACAGTTGGAATGGCACAGAATATGAAAAGTATGGTGATATGGCCAGGTCCCTTGCTGTTTTTAGCTGCACCTGGAACGGTATACCCATGCTTTATTCCGGACAGGAATTACCCAATAAGAAGCGCCTGAAGTTTTTTGAGAAGGACCCGATTGAATGGAACGGGACCTATGCCCTGGAAGGATTTTATAGGACCCTACTGACCCTGCATAAGACCCATCCCGCACTCAGGGCAGGCGATCCTGCTGCCCGTACCTACAGGTTAAAAACATCGGCTAATGACCGGATATTCGCCTTCCTCCGCAAGAATGGGGATGCCGAGGTATTGGTGCTGCTAAACCTTTCGCCGGAAGATGGGGTCAATTTTACCATCCAGGACGACCTGGTAAAAGGGCAATACCGTAATGCATTTGGGGACTCCCCCCAGGACTTCTCCGGGCACATGAATTACCGTTTGGGCGCCTGGGATTTCAGGGTCTTCGTAAAGAAGTAA
- a CDS encoding PASTA domain-containing protein has product MFAFITKKPLWVNILFAFGLMAALILIFFGSLEFLTKHGDVVVVPSVTGKSLEEARKTLEEKGFEVVIQDSVYRDTLAPLAIIKQFPESDASVKVNRTVYLTVNRAVPPDVVMPNLVGMSVRNAAIVLKQFGLKMGDTTYRPDFAKNSVLTQLYNGQDVKPGTKLPMGSSIALVLGSGLANVDMSVPDLFGMTHAEAKVLLESTGISFGAQVLDADVRDTATAYIYRQSPERFTSDRTVNRIRPGQMIDVWLSTQKPTRIDSLATPVQENNY; this is encoded by the coding sequence GTGTTTGCATTTATCACAAAAAAGCCACTTTGGGTCAATATCCTTTTCGCCTTCGGGTTAATGGCCGCATTGATCCTGATCTTTTTCGGGTCACTCGAATTCCTTACCAAACACGGGGATGTAGTGGTGGTGCCCAGTGTTACCGGGAAGTCCCTGGAAGAAGCCCGGAAAACGCTGGAAGAAAAAGGGTTTGAAGTGGTGATCCAGGATTCAGTTTACCGCGATACCCTTGCTCCCCTGGCGATCATCAAGCAGTTTCCAGAATCTGATGCATCGGTGAAGGTTAACCGTACGGTTTACCTTACGGTGAACAGGGCTGTGCCTCCGGATGTGGTGATGCCCAACCTGGTGGGTATGAGCGTGAGGAATGCGGCCATTGTACTGAAACAATTTGGTTTGAAAATGGGGGACACTACTTATCGCCCTGATTTTGCGAAGAATTCTGTGCTTACACAGTTGTATAATGGCCAGGATGTAAAGCCAGGAACCAAATTGCCTATGGGAAGTTCCATTGCGTTGGTCCTGGGAAGTGGACTGGCAAATGTTGATATGTCGGTTCCGGATCTTTTTGGAATGACCCATGCGGAAGCGAAAGTCTTATTGGAATCCACCGGTATTAGTTTTGGGGCACAGGTACTGGATGCCGATGTAAGGGATACGGCAACTGCTTATATTTACCGGCAGAGCCCGGAGAGGTTTACTTCAGACAGGACCGTAAACCGGATCAGGCCTGGACAAATGATCGATGTTTGGCTCAGTACACAAAAGCCAACCCGGATCGATTCCCTTGCCACCCCAGTTCAGGAAAACAATTATTAA
- a CDS encoding D-alanine--D-alanine ligase, whose amino-acid sequence MSKKPVIAFLTGGYSGEAEISYKSAITIENNIDKDKYEVYKIDIRKDGWWHTTGDGQTTGVDRNDFSLTVAGNKVTFDAVLIGIHGTPGEDGKLQGYFDMLGIPYTSCDAATSALTFNKRYTVAVAAFSGINVARSLHLFRHTPVDPLQVASQLQLPVFVKPNNGGSSIGMSKVNKAEDMAEALRKAFNEDDQVLVEEFISGREFTIGVFKTGGKIMTLPFTEVISKKEFFDFEAKYQGLSEEITPAVVDESIAEKVRSAAKRVYEVFNCRGVVRIDFIYNEAKGEPYMLEINTVPGQSEASIVPQQVRAMGWTLKDFYSALIDEALALK is encoded by the coding sequence ATGAGCAAAAAACCTGTTATCGCCTTCCTAACCGGCGGGTACTCCGGGGAAGCGGAGATCTCCTACAAGAGTGCTATTACGATCGAGAATAATATTGACAAGGACAAGTATGAGGTGTATAAGATCGATATCAGGAAGGATGGCTGGTGGCATACTACCGGTGATGGTCAAACGACAGGGGTAGACCGTAATGACTTTTCGCTTACTGTTGCTGGCAATAAGGTGACTTTTGATGCAGTATTGATCGGGATCCATGGTACGCCGGGAGAAGACGGGAAACTGCAAGGCTATTTCGATATGTTGGGTATCCCCTATACCAGTTGCGATGCCGCCACTTCCGCACTAACTTTCAATAAGCGTTATACGGTAGCAGTAGCTGCTTTTTCAGGAATCAATGTGGCACGTTCCCTCCACCTTTTCCGCCATACACCGGTCGATCCCTTGCAAGTTGCGTCACAATTGCAATTGCCGGTGTTTGTAAAGCCCAATAATGGGGGTAGCAGCATTGGTATGAGCAAGGTGAATAAGGCCGAAGATATGGCAGAAGCCCTGCGCAAGGCCTTTAATGAAGATGACCAGGTTTTGGTGGAAGAGTTCATTTCCGGCAGGGAATTTACGATCGGGGTATTCAAAACAGGAGGCAAGATCATGACCCTTCCGTTCACGGAGGTGATCAGTAAGAAGGAGTTCTTTGATTTCGAAGCCAAATACCAGGGATTGAGTGAAGAGATCACCCCCGCCGTGGTGGATGAGTCCATCGCGGAGAAAGTCAGGTCTGCCGCAAAAAGAGTTTATGAGGTATTCAATTGCCGGGGTGTGGTAAGGATCGACTTTATTTACAATGAGGCTAAAGGGGAGCCTTATATGCTGGAAATAAACACTGTACCCGGACAAAGTGAAGCCAGCATTGTGCCCCAGCAGGTGAGGGCAATGGGCTGGACCCTAAAGGACTTCTATTCGGCTTTGATAGATGAGGCCTTGGCCCTTAAATAA
- a CDS encoding acyl-CoA reductase, with protein MLNLQHRIDLLVQLGEHIENNPIEWQETKLKAQAANGWFTPEFIDLAANNIVRNFLQADKLAGFAKAYNVPDTPSEPRNVGIVMAGNIPLVGFHDWLCVFLSGHRATVKLSSKDDVLFKYLIRYLYQKEVTLQNLVSFADSLKGCEAYIATGSDNTARYFDYYFSKYPSIIRRNRSSVAILDGTETSKELELLADDTHQYFGLGCRNVTKLYVPKNYDFVPLLEAMKKYLHFFEHNKYKNNYDYQLAIHLLNNQFYMTNGSVLLIENPAIFSAIGQIHYEFYEDRKAVEVNLKGNETVQCIVGHGQIPFGGAQCPELGDFADGVDTMAFLQSL; from the coding sequence ATGTTGAATTTACAACACCGGATCGATTTATTGGTTCAACTGGGCGAACATATTGAAAATAATCCTATTGAATGGCAGGAAACCAAACTGAAGGCCCAGGCGGCCAATGGCTGGTTCACCCCCGAATTCATTGACCTTGCGGCCAACAATATCGTCCGTAATTTCCTGCAGGCAGACAAGCTGGCCGGTTTCGCCAAAGCCTATAATGTCCCGGACACCCCTTCGGAACCCCGAAACGTCGGGATCGTAATGGCCGGAAATATCCCCCTGGTTGGTTTTCACGATTGGCTTTGCGTGTTCCTCAGTGGCCACCGGGCAACCGTCAAGCTTTCCTCCAAGGACGATGTACTTTTCAAATACCTGATCAGGTACCTCTACCAAAAGGAAGTAACCCTCCAAAACCTGGTTTCATTTGCCGATTCCCTCAAAGGCTGTGAGGCCTATATTGCCACCGGCAGCGACAATACGGCCCGGTATTTCGATTACTACTTTAGCAAATATCCCTCCATCATCCGTCGCAACAGGAGCTCGGTGGCAATTTTGGATGGCACCGAAACAAGTAAGGAACTGGAGCTCCTGGCAGATGACACCCACCAGTATTTTGGCCTGGGCTGCAGGAATGTGACCAAGCTATACGTGCCCAAAAACTATGATTTTGTTCCCCTATTGGAGGCCATGAAGAAATACCTCCATTTCTTCGAACACAATAAGTATAAGAACAATTACGATTACCAATTGGCCATTCACCTGTTGAACAACCAGTTCTACATGACCAATGGGTCCGTGTTATTGATAGAGAACCCGGCGATCTTTTCTGCTATCGGGCAGATCCATTATGAGTTTTATGAAGACAGGAAAGCAGTGGAAGTAAACCTTAAAGGCAATGAAACTGTTCAATGTATCGTAGGCCATGGACAGATCCCCTTCGGCGGGGCACAGTGTCCCGAACTGGGTGATTTTGCTGATGGGGTAGACACCATGGCATTTTTGCAGTCGCTCTAA
- a CDS encoding sensor histidine kinase, giving the protein MIENEFQSQILRTRIEVQEETINNVAKEIHDNVNQALTFSKLNLNLLNYQDLNGVKTKISYTSDLITEAISSLSNLSKSLNADFLKDIGLVSALEMEVDKVNRMEECKAVLKINGTHFQLSFEKELVIFRITQEAIRNAISHGQAKQITIQIVYHHGVTIEITDNGKGFDTSVSKNQSKTQHQGLINMKKRASIIGAHIEILSKPQEGTLIKLEIPS; this is encoded by the coding sequence ATGATTGAAAATGAATTTCAATCACAAATTCTAAGGACAAGGATAGAGGTGCAGGAGGAAACTATTAATAATGTAGCCAAGGAAATTCACGACAATGTTAATCAAGCATTAACCTTCTCGAAATTAAACTTGAACCTCCTTAATTATCAAGATTTAAATGGGGTTAAAACAAAGATATCATACACTTCTGATTTGATAACAGAAGCCATTTCATCTTTGAGTAACCTTTCAAAAAGTTTGAATGCAGACTTTTTGAAAGATATAGGCCTGGTGAGTGCCCTTGAAATGGAAGTTGATAAAGTAAACAGGATGGAAGAATGTAAAGCCGTACTTAAGATAAATGGCACTCATTTTCAATTATCCTTTGAGAAAGAACTTGTAATATTCCGAATAACCCAAGAGGCAATTAGAAATGCTATATCTCATGGCCAAGCTAAACAAATAACAATACAAATAGTCTACCATCATGGCGTAACAATAGAAATCACGGATAACGGGAAGGGGTTTGATACAAGCGTATCAAAAAATCAATCAAAAACCCAACACCAAGGATTGATTAATATGAAAAAAAGAGCTTCAATAATTGGTGCACATATCGAAATACTTTCCAAACCACAGGAAGGGACTCTGATAAAACTCGAAATACCTAGTTAG
- a CDS encoding trypsin-like peptidase domain-containing protein, whose amino-acid sequence MKLQQIVPVILISAATSVGSMWAYNKFAGNNLTPYTNAEAGSKIPANYAGLFDGVNGSPTDFQQAAASSIPATVHIKTKATRTASNNLPRRSPLFDLFGFDWDEDMSPRTLPQMASGSGAIISDDGYIVTNNHVVDGADEITVTMSDKKSYKAKLVGADPSSDLAVIKIEAKDLPFLLYGNSDEVQVGQWVLAIGYPLNLETTVTAGIVSAKGRTLEINKRQSRTPIESFIQTDAAVNPGNSGGPLVNTAGQLIGINSAIASPTGSYAGYSFTIPVNIVKKIVADLMKFGTVQRAYLGINYAPDNLSDEIKKEQGIKEGEGVFVLDVTKDGAAAAGGIKKGDFITRINNVPVKSGAEMVGQIATYRPGDKVKIGYRRDGKDFISEVVLRNSSGTTEVVKSSVLDKLGADLATIDGKLAKELGVKGGVIVRGIDDKGAFSKTRMEEGFVILKVNGKDVSTVEQFRAELEKAGSSVTLDGMYPGYEGVFRYPMRLTE is encoded by the coding sequence ATGAAACTACAACAGATTGTTCCCGTTATCCTGATCAGCGCAGCTACATCCGTAGGTAGCATGTGGGCCTATAACAAGTTTGCAGGAAATAATCTGACCCCTTATACCAATGCAGAGGCAGGTAGTAAGATACCGGCAAACTATGCAGGGCTTTTTGATGGTGTTAATGGGTCCCCAACCGATTTCCAGCAGGCAGCAGCATCCTCCATTCCCGCTACCGTACACATTAAGACCAAGGCAACCAGGACTGCCAGCAATAACCTGCCCAGGAGAAGTCCGTTGTTTGATCTGTTTGGGTTCGACTGGGATGAGGACATGTCCCCCAGGACCCTGCCCCAAATGGCCTCCGGCTCCGGTGCGATCATTAGTGATGATGGCTATATCGTTACCAATAACCACGTAGTGGATGGTGCGGATGAGATCACCGTTACCATGAGCGATAAGAAGTCCTACAAGGCCAAACTGGTAGGGGCCGACCCCAGCAGTGACCTGGCCGTTATTAAGATCGAAGCCAAAGACTTGCCCTTCCTGCTTTACGGCAACTCCGATGAGGTACAAGTAGGTCAATGGGTACTGGCCATTGGTTATCCCCTTAACCTGGAAACCACCGTTACTGCAGGTATTGTTAGTGCCAAAGGACGGACCCTCGAGATCAATAAAAGGCAAAGCCGAACCCCCATTGAGTCATTTATCCAAACCGATGCAGCAGTGAACCCTGGCAATAGCGGCGGACCGCTGGTCAACACAGCTGGTCAACTGATCGGTATCAACTCAGCCATCGCTTCTCCCACCGGTTCCTACGCGGGGTATTCCTTCACCATCCCGGTGAACATCGTAAAGAAGATCGTGGCCGACCTGATGAAATTCGGCACCGTACAAAGGGCATACCTGGGCATTAATTACGCCCCCGATAACCTTAGCGATGAGATCAAAAAAGAACAAGGCATCAAGGAGGGGGAAGGCGTGTTTGTTTTGGATGTTACCAAGGACGGTGCTGCAGCAGCCGGTGGCATCAAGAAAGGCGACTTCATTACCCGCATCAACAATGTGCCCGTAAAGAGCGGTGCTGAGATGGTAGGGCAGATTGCTACTTACCGCCCCGGCGATAAGGTGAAGATCGGTTACAGGCGCGATGGAAAGGACTTTATCAGTGAAGTGGTATTGCGTAACAGCAGTGGAACCACAGAAGTGGTAAAATCAAGTGTCCTGGATAAGTTAGGAGCCGACCTGGCGACCATCGATGGAAAACTGGCCAAGGAACTGGGAGTAAAAGGCGGTGTGATCGTGAGGGGCATTGACGACAAAGGTGCCTTCAGCAAAACAAGGATGGAAGAAGGCTTTGTGATCCTGAAGGTGAATGGCAAGGATGTTTCCACCGTTGAACAATTCCGCGCTGAATTGGAAAAGGCGGGATCTTCGGTTACCCTCGATGGTATGTATCCCGGCTATGAAGGCGTTTTCCGCTACCCCATGCGACTCACTGAATAA